In the Pyrolobus fumarii 1A genome, one interval contains:
- a CDS encoding NifB/NifX family molybdenum-iron cluster-binding protein — MCIPTDDGIKVRKGEPSRAAHILIYEWTGNRWQLVLRLQNPYRNASPGDECKLAKLLSQHGCETLVATLIRDEEKTCMQNANLEIVTVEPGAEIWDALNKLSSRHAMEGKTLNPQVGESG; from the coding sequence GTGTGCATCCCGACAGATGACGGCATAAAGGTGAGGAAAGGAGAACCAAGCAGAGCGGCACACATCCTAATCTACGAGTGGACCGGCAACCGATGGCAGCTCGTGCTACGCCTCCAGAACCCGTACAGAAACGCCAGCCCCGGCGATGAATGCAAGCTAGCAAAGCTCCTATCGCAACACGGATGTGAGACACTAGTCGCCACACTAATCAGAGACGAGGAAAAGACGTGCATGCAAAACGCTAACCTAGAGATAGTCACGGTGGAGCCGGGAGCCGAGATATGGGACGCGCTAAACAAGCTATCATCGAGACATGCTATGGAGGGGAAAACCCTAAACCCCCAGGTAGGCGAGAGTGGTTAG
- a CDS encoding restriction endonuclease produces MPFSLNDSLRRIEKIRARELLEEIVASVLQELGFDVKVDRKMDAKGAQAKIEVDVWAEKRVGDSRFKIYVSCKNWNKDDDSRVVYEEFGRTSSLLDVPHLRILIVKSMNSQAKKMADANGFFVIELGEKATEFNRNEIRDLLYKRLSELFRGIAPPQLVSIAEKVRVISTELAGISSELKIVGGKVNVDSKHVWLYKNSHSCCKNYTDAVKTADDYCKRQI; encoded by the coding sequence GTGCCTTTCAGCCTAAATGACTCGCTTAGGAGAATAGAGAAAATACGTGCTCGTGAACTGTTAGAAGAGATCGTGGCATCTGTTCTTCAAGAACTAGGTTTTGATGTAAAGGTTGATAGGAAGATGGATGCTAAAGGCGCACAAGCGAAAATCGAGGTCGATGTATGGGCGGAGAAAAGAGTTGGCGACTCACGCTTCAAAATCTATGTTTCTTGCAAGAATTGGAATAAAGATGATGACAGTCGTGTGGTTTACGAGGAGTTTGGTAGAACGTCTAGCTTGTTAGATGTTCCACATCTCAGGATACTTATAGTCAAGTCCATGAACTCGCAGGCTAAGAAGATGGCCGATGCCAACGGCTTCTTTGTCATAGAACTTGGTGAGAAGGCGACAGAGTTCAACAGAAACGAGATACGCGACCTCCTATACAAAAGGCTCTCCGAACTATTCCGAGGTATAGCACCACCCCAGCTAGTCAGCATTGCAGAGAAGGTTAGGGTTATATCAACTGAGCTCGCAGGAATATCTAGCGAGTTAAAAATAGTAGGAGGTAAAGTAAATGTAGATTCTAAGCACGTGTGGTTGTACAAAAACAGTCATAGTTGTTGCAAAAACTATACAGATGCGGTGAAGACCGCAGACGACTATTGTAAGAGACAAATATGA
- a CDS encoding iron-sulfur cluster assembly protein, whose protein sequence is MTNQDAASKVVERVEKALRRVIVPGFDIDVVSAGIVRLVRVSRDRRRVAIVLDYTGSDPSCFACRFLNWLLWGKLLQRIEEEMRREGFEAVEFFDYRTGLRLGQGEG, encoded by the coding sequence ATGACTAACCAGGATGCAGCATCCAAAGTTGTTGAGAGGGTAGAGAAGGCGCTTCGCCGTGTCATTGTGCCCGGATTTGACATCGACGTTGTATCGGCCGGTATAGTCAGGCTAGTAAGGGTCTCCAGGGACAGGCGTCGGGTCGCGATAGTGCTTGACTACACGGGCTCTGATCCGTCATGCTTTGCGTGTAGGTTCTTGAACTGGCTGTTATGGGGCAAGTTGCTCCAGAGAATAGAAGAGGAGATGCGTAGAGAGGGGTTTGAAGCGGTAGAGTTCTTTGACTATAGGACTGGGTTGAGACTAGGCCAGGGAGAGGGGTAG
- a CDS encoding nucleotidyltransferase domain-containing protein → MDSRLKLLREWKKVVQVFASIVKMLYPESEVYLFGGAAEKRLTVLSDIDVMVVLRERVTPEKRVEVIARIWETLEKAGIPPYYPLEIHVVDPKTLEEYKRRGAKLIKLA, encoded by the coding sequence GTGGATAGTAGGCTCAAACTGCTCAGAGAGTGGAAGAAAGTCGTCCAAGTCTTCGCCTCAATAGTCAAGATGCTATATCCAGAATCGGAAGTGTACCTCTTTGGAGGCGCAGCTGAAAAGAGACTAACAGTGCTAAGCGACATCGACGTCATGGTAGTCCTCAGGGAGCGCGTGACACCAGAGAAGCGCGTCGAAGTGATAGCCAGGATATGGGAGACGCTCGAGAAGGCAGGCATCCCTCCATACTACCCTCTCGAGATACACGTTGTAGACCCTAAAACGCTAGAAGAGTATAAGAGGAGAGGTGCCAAGCTAATCAAGCTCGCATAG
- a CDS encoding c-type cytochrome, translating to MHRMYWLTPVLLALVIVAFSVAALAITEEEAKQVFEKAGCATCHSTPGNDFKSLVDKIRSWASKYASLDEAVANEYKQAQTYDQLMQQMKQYTPSISDEDYQLLYQFFKQVFEEAKGGAGVTESEAKQVFEKAGCATCHNAPGNNFDSIVEKIRSWAEKYGSLDEAVASEYPQAKSYDELMQQMKQYTPGISDKDYQLLYQFFKQVFEEAKGGQAAAATPTTTTAQVSEATTTTTTTPKENITTLPSVPTPNPSEEARSRISTGLVVGVAILVVAVVLFVVFRLKK from the coding sequence ATGCACAGGATGTATTGGCTCACCCCCGTGCTACTAGCCCTGGTAATAGTGGCGTTTAGTGTTGCCGCACTAGCCATTACAGAGGAGGAGGCTAAGCAGGTCTTCGAGAAGGCCGGTTGTGCAACCTGCCACAGCACACCTGGTAACGATTTCAAGAGCCTAGTCGACAAGATACGCAGTTGGGCATCCAAGTACGCTAGCCTAGACGAGGCTGTCGCTAACGAGTATAAGCAGGCTCAGACCTACGACCAGCTGATGCAGCAGATGAAACAATACACACCCAGCATAAGCGATGAGGACTATCAACTACTCTACCAGTTCTTCAAGCAGGTCTTCGAGGAGGCTAAAGGTGGCGCCGGGGTAACCGAGAGTGAAGCAAAGCAGGTCTTCGAGAAGGCTGGCTGTGCTACATGCCACAATGCTCCAGGCAACAACTTCGACAGTATCGTCGAGAAGATTCGCTCGTGGGCAGAGAAGTACGGCTCGCTAGACGAGGCAGTGGCTAGCGAATACCCACAGGCAAAGAGCTACGATGAGCTTATGCAGCAGATGAAGCAGTACACGCCTGGTATAAGTGACAAGGACTACCAGCTACTCTACCAGTTCTTCAAGCAGGTGTTCGAGGAGGCGAAGGGAGGTCAGGCTGCTGCGGCCACGCCAACGACGACCACCGCCCAGGTGTCGGAGGCCACCACAACCACTACAACAACACCTAAGGAGAACATAACAACGTTACCATCTGTGCCGACGCCCAACCCATCCGAGGAGGCACGAAGCCGAATAAGCACCGGGCTAGTGGTTGGCGTTGCGATACTAGTAGTGGCTGTAGTCCTCTTCGTGGTGTTCCGTCTAAAGAAGTGA
- a CDS encoding MarR family transcriptional regulator → MGSDTIKVLKDIIDSKLAYKYVLCTLLSSEREFLTTSELGSILQYSTSYIRRIVKEMEEKGLVILERLQPDDRILVKIPTELKKI, encoded by the coding sequence ATGGGGAGTGATACCATCAAGGTATTAAAGGACATTATCGATTCTAAGTTAGCTTATAAGTATGTACTTTGCACACTGCTTAGCTCCGAAAGAGAGTTTCTCACGACTTCGGAACTCGGCTCCATACTACAATATTCTACAAGTTATATCCGCCGGATTGTTAAAGAAATGGAGGAAAAGGGGTTAGTGATACTAGAGAGGCTACAACCAGATGATAGAATACTTGTAAAGATCCCAACGGAACTAAAGAAGATCTAA
- a CDS encoding heavy metal translocating P-type ATPase — translation MGAHLREEEVWFWVGFGTAASASTMLAYFGHWVAGYIVLALALLLGARFAYALANGVFTVDLLMSIVGFVGHAIGAVLETSMVYVLYAVAEASEAYVESLARRRISMLESLLPSRVLVKKGKGVREEPLDEVRPGDVIIVRPGEVIPVDGVSLSPGLVDTRFVTGEHERRLVEPGDPVESGYINAGRSPLIVRALKPPSESLLAILVRTAEEVLERKTRIQRLIERIVPSYTLLVLAVFGLFVLLAGPYRGLTVLLAGCPSAFIVASSFTTVYSVSILATRSILVKGGSVLETLAHCNVVILDKTGTLTLGELRVAKVVPSNGFTARQVLKLACAAAKASRHPASQALAKECREAPEQAREEPGRGVVAVVSGHLVVMGSRGFVASHLGYEPPSPCRESKEVHVAIDGRYAGSICMEEELVENAKKVIDELRSMGLRVVIASGDRRDAVKTVADKLGVDEYYYGLKPHEKLELVRRLRARYNSPVAMLGDGINDVEALAEADVGIAVGGIDVVAEVADAILANGVTDLPKLIRYAYSFRNAITTSFAIAALVKTMSATLGLLGYLPLWVVAALGDEGATILGVLTSLLTIHTRTWEPRLATTHRTGRPHL, via the coding sequence ATGGGCGCCCATCTTCGCGAGGAGGAAGTGTGGTTCTGGGTGGGTTTTGGCACGGCTGCTTCAGCATCAACCATGCTGGCTTACTTTGGTCATTGGGTTGCAGGCTACATCGTGCTTGCGCTTGCACTTCTCCTTGGCGCTAGGTTTGCCTATGCGCTAGCCAACGGGGTGTTCACAGTAGATCTCCTCATGTCCATTGTGGGGTTTGTGGGTCACGCTATTGGTGCGGTGTTAGAGACGTCTATGGTCTACGTCCTTTATGCGGTAGCGGAGGCTAGCGAGGCTTATGTTGAGAGCTTAGCCCGCCGTAGGATAAGCATGCTTGAAAGCCTTCTCCCGAGCCGCGTGCTTGTCAAGAAGGGCAAGGGTGTCAGAGAAGAGCCTCTAGACGAGGTTAGGCCCGGCGACGTGATCATAGTGAGGCCGGGAGAGGTTATCCCCGTCGATGGTGTCTCCCTGAGCCCCGGCTTAGTTGACACCAGGTTTGTCACGGGGGAGCATGAGCGTAGGCTTGTGGAGCCCGGTGACCCGGTGGAAAGCGGCTACATCAACGCGGGTCGGAGCCCGCTGATTGTGAGAGCGTTGAAGCCTCCAAGTGAATCGCTACTAGCGATCCTAGTCCGGACTGCCGAAGAGGTGCTCGAAAGGAAGACGAGGATACAACGGCTAATCGAGAGGATTGTGCCGTCTTACACGCTTCTCGTGTTAGCGGTTTTCGGGCTATTCGTGCTCCTCGCGGGGCCTTATCGAGGCTTGACGGTGCTCCTCGCGGGCTGCCCCAGTGCCTTCATAGTCGCCTCCTCGTTCACCACTGTATACTCCGTGTCAATCCTAGCCACTAGGTCGATTCTCGTTAAGGGTGGCTCTGTTCTGGAGACACTGGCCCACTGTAATGTCGTAATCCTGGACAAGACTGGTACGTTGACGTTAGGCGAGCTAAGGGTAGCGAAGGTTGTTCCCTCCAACGGTTTCACCGCGCGCCAGGTGTTAAAGCTGGCTTGCGCAGCGGCCAAGGCTAGTCGCCACCCGGCTTCACAAGCCCTTGCCAAGGAGTGCCGTGAGGCCCCCGAGCAGGCTCGTGAAGAGCCTGGCCGCGGTGTAGTGGCTGTCGTCTCGGGTCACCTGGTGGTGATGGGCTCGAGAGGCTTCGTGGCGTCACACTTGGGCTACGAGCCCCCGAGCCCCTGCCGCGAAAGTAAAGAGGTACACGTGGCTATTGATGGCCGTTATGCCGGCAGCATATGCATGGAGGAGGAGCTTGTGGAGAACGCTAAGAAGGTTATAGACGAGTTGAGGTCCATGGGGCTTAGGGTTGTAATCGCGAGTGGTGATAGGAGGGATGCCGTGAAGACTGTAGCCGATAAGCTGGGGGTCGACGAGTACTACTATGGGCTGAAGCCGCACGAAAAGCTCGAGCTGGTAAGGAGGCTTAGAGCTAGATACAACAGCCCCGTCGCCATGCTCGGAGACGGTATAAACGACGTGGAGGCCCTTGCAGAAGCCGATGTGGGCATAGCAGTAGGCGGCATAGACGTCGTAGCCGAGGTCGCAGACGCCATCCTAGCCAATGGAGTCACAGACCTTCCAAAGTTGATACGATACGCATACTCGTTCAGAAACGCCATAACCACGAGTTTCGCTATAGCAGCCCTCGTCAAGACCATGTCGGCAACCCTAGGTCTCCTAGGCTATCTACCACTATGGGTCGTCGCGGCACTAGGCGACGAAGGAGCCACAATACTAGGGGTGCTTACCTCGCTACTAACCATCCACACGCGAACCTGGGAGCCTAGGCTAGCGACCACACACCGCACAGGACGACCACATCTCTAG
- the nrfD gene encoding NrfD/PsrC family molybdoenzyme membrane anchor subunit, whose protein sequence is MAGSFLETIIYVIREALFKGSKRYYMALLGLALIAAYGIYLWIFVQHAPIFLGTDEGGMIVTGLSDSVPWGIYISFFVFWVGVAAAGIVFGIAAYVFGDKEFKKVAALGEVQAVAAVITALSLVYVDLGRPIRGLFLMPQLPNLHSMFDYDFLVLTGYLTLNLIGVLVTIHYYRRDKPLPKKFIVPFMIIAAPFAIGIHTVTAFISQALTARPIWHSPLLAPRYVATAFASGPAILLLALYLAERYVPGFKVDFSVYKKTTYVMVAALVVGLYFTLSEVHEIYWYTTEALKKAQANELFFGYHLPYLAIMMWLWIGLGIAAVILGILPRIHNTKSGILLVAVLTIVAVICEKTMTVIIPGFVPDTLGQIVPYYPTPVEIAITIGVHAIGMLVYLALSRPTIKAIMTHYMKGGEHH, encoded by the coding sequence GTGGCGGGCAGCTTCCTCGAGACAATAATCTATGTGATAAGGGAGGCGCTCTTCAAGGGCAGTAAGCGCTACTACATGGCGCTATTGGGGCTTGCACTAATAGCAGCCTATGGCATATACCTATGGATATTCGTGCAGCACGCGCCGATATTCCTCGGCACCGACGAGGGCGGCATGATAGTAACTGGCCTTAGCGACAGCGTGCCATGGGGCATCTACATCTCGTTCTTCGTGTTCTGGGTTGGTGTAGCAGCGGCAGGCATAGTCTTCGGTATAGCTGCTTACGTCTTCGGCGACAAGGAGTTCAAGAAGGTCGCGGCGCTCGGCGAGGTCCAGGCAGTAGCAGCTGTAATAACAGCGCTATCGCTAGTCTACGTTGACCTCGGCAGGCCGATAAGAGGCCTCTTCCTGATGCCACAGCTGCCAAACCTACACTCCATGTTCGACTACGACTTCCTGGTGCTAACCGGCTATCTAACGCTAAACCTGATCGGCGTGCTAGTGACGATACACTACTATCGTCGAGACAAGCCGCTACCCAAGAAGTTCATAGTGCCATTCATGATCATTGCTGCGCCATTCGCAATCGGCATTCACACCGTGACAGCATTCATCTCCCAGGCGCTAACGGCTAGGCCCATCTGGCACAGCCCGCTACTAGCGCCACGCTACGTAGCCACGGCGTTCGCCAGCGGTCCCGCGATACTACTACTAGCGCTCTACCTCGCCGAGCGCTACGTGCCAGGCTTCAAGGTGGACTTCAGCGTCTACAAGAAAACGACGTATGTGATGGTAGCGGCGCTAGTAGTAGGCCTCTACTTCACGCTCAGCGAGGTTCACGAGATATACTGGTATACGACTGAGGCGCTGAAGAAGGCGCAGGCCAACGAGCTATTCTTCGGCTACCACCTGCCATACCTAGCGATAATGATGTGGCTATGGATAGGCCTTGGCATCGCAGCTGTCATACTAGGCATACTGCCAAGGATCCACAACACTAAGAGCGGCATACTACTCGTCGCGGTGTTGACGATAGTGGCGGTCATCTGTGAGAAGACAATGACGGTGATAATTCCAGGCTTTGTGCCGGACACGCTAGGCCAGATAGTACCATACTATCCGACGCCAGTAGAGATAGCCATAACGATAGGCGTGCACGCCATCGGCATGCTAGTGTATCTGGCGCTATCCAGGCCAACCATAAAGGCTATAATGACTCACTACATGAAGGGTGGAGAGCATCACTAA
- a CDS encoding phosphoesterase, with product MQIFADWDADGVVSAALIYYAQRYRGKFPLPGEKADIGLWPGGPRSTLRNIEELLERVRRTRREPRVAVFLDIPLTPQMLEALKTLQRELTNIRIVYIDHHYSTLANAKKLYEVVEEAYLGHRPTAVLVYNLLRSLGVRHVTPRLEAFMRAVGVLERDKVAGQVEDRIVKLAASLSKATAVTRDAELWRRLVVWLASPLPSPAPVDQNLIERVVKIAQESDREIEEKAKLLAPSARRVGFLKVIDVRGRWEGRGVSALASKLYKIVRGPVAVIANAGEHSIIVIRAPGKLAYRMALLLVKKGLGDNIGGHGSLAIVRLKPEVETNKLLEELRRISFEAQRSTRRR from the coding sequence GTGCAGATATTCGCGGACTGGGACGCTGACGGAGTGGTCTCCGCGGCGCTGATATACTATGCTCAGAGGTATCGTGGCAAGTTCCCCCTGCCGGGCGAGAAAGCCGACATAGGCCTTTGGCCTGGTGGCCCCCGTTCGACGCTACGCAACATCGAGGAGCTTTTGGAGCGCGTCCGGAGGACCAGGCGTGAGCCGCGCGTAGCGGTATTCCTCGACATCCCGCTAACGCCCCAGATGCTAGAGGCGCTCAAAACACTCCAGAGAGAGCTGACGAACATACGCATAGTCTACATTGACCACCACTACTCAACGTTAGCCAATGCAAAGAAGCTCTATGAGGTGGTCGAGGAGGCTTATCTAGGTCATCGCCCGACCGCAGTACTAGTCTATAATCTGCTACGCAGCCTTGGTGTTCGCCACGTAACCCCACGCCTAGAGGCATTCATGAGGGCTGTTGGAGTACTCGAGAGAGACAAGGTGGCGGGTCAAGTAGAGGACCGTATAGTGAAGCTGGCCGCGAGCCTATCCAAGGCTACTGCTGTCACACGCGACGCCGAGCTATGGAGGAGGCTTGTAGTGTGGCTCGCCTCTCCGCTACCATCGCCAGCCCCCGTAGACCAGAACCTTATAGAGCGTGTCGTGAAGATAGCCCAGGAGAGTGACCGCGAGATAGAAGAGAAGGCTAAGCTGCTCGCCCCTAGTGCGAGGAGAGTTGGCTTCCTCAAGGTGATTGACGTTAGGGGCCGGTGGGAGGGCAGAGGAGTCTCAGCGCTAGCATCCAAGCTGTACAAGATAGTCAGAGGCCCGGTAGCCGTGATTGCGAACGCCGGCGAGCATAGTATCATCGTGATTAGGGCGCCCGGGAAACTAGCATACCGAATGGCGCTCCTACTCGTAAAGAAGGGGCTCGGCGACAATATAGGTGGGCATGGCAGCCTTGCGATAGTAAGGCTGAAACCCGAGGTCGAGACAAACAAGCTACTTGAGGAACTACGTAGGATAAGCTTCGAGGCACAGAGAAGCACCCGGAGGCGCTAA
- a CDS encoding HEPN domain-containing protein: protein MSGEYAMLLRRRALNALRWAERACNEGDYDTCAREAEYAAQLYLKSLLYRVLGEEVRGHDIRELLAVLVSALLEQGLANEAGYVADYVRRHRRELAWLSEAHTRAAYGPVEYSRREAEIVLSTTKSVLRLAEELEEKLFGG from the coding sequence GTGAGCGGAGAATACGCGATGTTACTGCGTAGACGGGCTCTCAACGCACTAAGATGGGCTGAGAGGGCTTGCAATGAAGGCGATTACGACACCTGCGCTAGAGAGGCGGAGTATGCCGCCCAGCTCTACCTGAAGTCCCTCCTCTACCGGGTGCTTGGCGAGGAGGTTAGAGGCCATGATATCCGCGAGTTGCTCGCCGTACTCGTCTCTGCTCTCTTAGAGCAGGGTCTCGCCAACGAGGCTGGCTACGTCGCAGACTATGTGAGGAGACATAGGAGGGAGTTAGCATGGCTCAGCGAGGCTCACACTCGCGCCGCGTACGGCCCGGTAGAATATAGTAGGCGCGAAGCCGAGATAGTCCTCTCTACCACCAAGAGTGTATTACGGCTCGCAGAAGAGCTGGAGGAGAAACTGTTTGGTGGATAG
- a CDS encoding 4Fe-4S dicluster domain-containing protein yields MSGERVERKENVNEMRRSLLKAAALASAASAITFVAVDKERLKKVLVPVKLEDILPEASAEGSELERKAAEKEKEMKRLCSEWTEKLCREQGEDSEACKEARKRCEMIKVKATPAKEGVHFAMALDLNKCIGCRRCAYACVMENNQARNLHIEWIKVLEMPREEMEFIYSKLDYTEAPKPDKVYVPVACMQCEDPPCVMVCPVRATWKEPDGIVVVDYDRCIGCRYCITACPYGARHFNWAKPYVPPTEINPNMHVLGNVIRQIHVVEKCTWCIQRTRDGGIPACVEVCPVGARVFGDLHDAESPIRRVIEEYGAFVLKPEAGTRPKFFYFFGPSRTPPRKEE; encoded by the coding sequence GTGAGTGGGGAGAGGGTCGAGAGGAAGGAGAATGTTAACGAGATGAGGAGGAGCCTCCTGAAGGCAGCCGCACTAGCCTCCGCAGCTTCCGCAATCACGTTTGTAGCTGTTGACAAGGAGCGGTTGAAGAAGGTCCTGGTGCCGGTTAAGCTCGAGGATATCCTGCCCGAGGCTAGCGCCGAGGGTAGCGAGCTGGAGAGGAAGGCTGCCGAGAAGGAGAAGGAGATGAAGAGGCTGTGCAGCGAGTGGACGGAGAAGCTGTGTAGGGAGCAGGGTGAGGATTCCGAAGCTTGCAAGGAGGCTCGCAAGCGCTGCGAGATGATCAAGGTCAAGGCTACGCCCGCGAAGGAGGGCGTACACTTCGCAATGGCCCTCGACCTGAACAAGTGCATCGGTTGCAGGAGGTGCGCCTACGCGTGCGTCATGGAGAACAACCAGGCTAGGAACTTACACATAGAGTGGATAAAGGTCCTCGAGATGCCACGCGAGGAGATGGAGTTCATCTACTCGAAGCTAGACTACACTGAGGCCCCGAAGCCGGACAAGGTATACGTGCCGGTTGCGTGCATGCAGTGCGAGGACCCACCATGTGTAATGGTCTGCCCCGTGAGAGCCACGTGGAAAGAGCCCGATGGGATCGTGGTTGTGGACTATGACCGCTGTATCGGCTGCAGGTACTGTATAACCGCCTGCCCGTATGGCGCGAGGCACTTCAACTGGGCCAAGCCATACGTGCCACCCACCGAGATCAACCCGAACATGCACGTGCTTGGCAACGTGATACGTCAGATACACGTGGTTGAGAAGTGCACATGGTGTATACAGAGGACGAGGGACGGCGGCATACCGGCGTGCGTCGAGGTATGCCCGGTGGGTGCAAGGGTATTCGGCGATCTACATGATGCAGAGAGCCCGATACGCCGCGTGATAGAGGAGTACGGCGCCTTTGTTTTGAAGCCAGAGGCTGGTACCAGACCAAAGTTCTTCTACTTCTTTGGTCCATCCCGCACTCCTCCACGCAAGGAGGAGTGA
- a CDS encoding MBL fold metallo-hydrolase, which produces MTEKLETLTINDVEIRWLGHAGFRIAWPGGTLYVDPYKVRVSPRDGRLVLVTHEHFDHCSPEDILRVASSGATLVAPRVAESCAAKTGLKVVSVAPGDKLELGDVVIETVPAYNTNKFRAPGVVFHPKEDGRVGYLIEVGGVRIFHAGDSDNIPEYEQLRGRVDVALLPVSGVYVMTAEEAAEAAKRIQPRVAIPMHYGEFVGSEADAEKLARLLEGSGVKVVILERTTRL; this is translated from the coding sequence ATGACCGAGAAGCTCGAAACCCTCACCATTAATGACGTCGAGATAAGATGGTTGGGTCACGCTGGTTTCCGCATAGCGTGGCCGGGAGGCACCCTATACGTGGACCCCTACAAGGTGAGGGTGTCCCCCCGCGATGGGCGTCTCGTTCTCGTCACGCATGAGCATTTTGACCATTGTAGCCCCGAGGATATACTCAGGGTGGCTTCTAGCGGCGCGACGCTGGTTGCCCCCCGTGTAGCTGAGTCGTGTGCCGCCAAGACCGGGTTGAAGGTTGTCAGTGTGGCTCCCGGTGACAAGCTAGAGCTGGGGGACGTTGTGATCGAGACCGTGCCAGCGTACAACACGAACAAGTTCCGCGCGCCGGGCGTCGTATTCCACCCGAAGGAGGATGGGAGGGTAGGCTATCTCATCGAGGTTGGCGGCGTGAGGATCTTCCATGCTGGCGACTCGGACAACATACCGGAGTATGAGCAGCTCCGGGGGCGTGTTGACGTAGCGTTGTTGCCCGTGAGTGGCGTCTATGTGATGACTGCCGAGGAGGCTGCCGAGGCGGCGAAGCGGATACAGCCGCGTGTCGCAATCCCGATGCATTATGGAGAGTTTGTTGGTAGTGAGGCTGACGCGGAGAAGCTGGCTAGGCTCCTAGAGGGGAGCGGGGTTAAGGTGGTGATACTAGAACGTACCACGAGGTTGTAA
- a CDS encoding MoaD/ThiS family protein — protein sequence MIRVRVRLLAGLAAALGHDKLVLELPEDAKVATLLEKLMRMSEKLRAMIEDDEMSVVVLVNGKPAHPDTRLRDNSEVVIAPGMVGG from the coding sequence ATGATTAGGGTGCGAGTTCGTCTACTCGCAGGCCTCGCCGCCGCTCTTGGGCACGATAAGCTTGTACTCGAGTTGCCCGAAGACGCCAAAGTGGCTACACTACTCGAGAAGCTCATGAGAATGAGTGAAAAGCTGCGTGCAATGATCGAGGATGACGAGATGAGCGTAGTAGTGCTTGTTAATGGTAAACCCGCGCACCCCGATACCAGGCTACGTGACAACTCGGAGGTCGTAATCGCCCCTGGCATGGTGGGCGGCTAA